In Prescottella soli, a genomic segment contains:
- a CDS encoding putative RNA methyltransferase: MLADVCALLACPQCGEELDLEGDAGRALVCLRGHSFDVARQGYVTLLTGAATKFTGDSPEMIAARSEFLDAVHFDPLMDAVAHAVAETVGDAEGAVEPRILEIGAGTGHYLARVLDAIPAAQGIGLDVSKPAARRLARAHPRAAAVVADVWRALPVRDHVLTHVLSIFAPRNAAEIDRVLADRGTLVVLTPTDRHLAELIDLLGMVRVDDRKVERLGETVAGRFDRVDRTPVEVRMTLSHRDVENLVGMGPSARHLTAERRAEAIAALPEPFVVTASVVVSTYRRAATAD; the protein is encoded by the coding sequence GTGCTGGCGGATGTGTGTGCACTTCTCGCGTGCCCACAATGCGGCGAGGAGCTCGACCTCGAAGGAGACGCCGGCCGCGCCTTGGTGTGTCTGCGCGGCCACAGCTTCGACGTCGCCCGTCAGGGCTACGTGACGCTGCTGACCGGCGCCGCGACCAAGTTCACCGGCGACAGCCCCGAGATGATCGCGGCGCGCAGCGAATTCCTCGACGCGGTCCACTTCGACCCCCTGATGGATGCCGTGGCCCACGCTGTCGCGGAGACGGTCGGGGACGCGGAGGGCGCGGTCGAACCGCGAATCCTCGAGATCGGTGCGGGCACTGGGCACTACCTCGCCCGAGTGCTCGACGCGATCCCGGCGGCGCAGGGCATCGGCCTCGACGTCTCCAAGCCGGCCGCACGGCGACTGGCGCGGGCCCACCCACGAGCCGCGGCCGTCGTCGCCGACGTCTGGCGGGCACTGCCCGTCCGCGACCACGTTCTCACGCACGTCCTCTCGATCTTCGCACCGCGCAACGCCGCCGAGATCGACCGTGTGCTCGCCGATCGCGGCACCCTCGTCGTCCTCACCCCCACGGACCGGCACCTCGCGGAGCTGATCGACCTGCTCGGCATGGTCCGGGTCGACGACCGAAAGGTCGAGCGACTCGGCGAGACCGTGGCCGGGCGGTTCGACCGCGTCGACCGCACTCCGGTCGAAGTCCGGATGACGTTGTCGCACCGGGACGTCGAGAATCTCGTCGGAATGGGGCCCTCGGCCCGGCACCTCACCGCCGAGCGGCGGGCGGAGGCGATCGCCGCGCTGCCGGAGCCGTTCGTCGTGACGGCCTCCGTCGTCGTCTCGACCTATCGGCGGGCCGCTACCGCCGACTGA
- a CDS encoding DUF3117 domain-containing protein: protein MAAMKPRTGDGPLEATKEGRGIVMRVPLEGGGRLVVELTPEEAAALGDELKGVTS from the coding sequence ATGGCGGCCATGAAGCCCCGGACCGGGGACGGTCCCCTCGAGGCAACCAAAGAGGGACGAGGAATCGTCATGAGGGTGCCGCTCGAGGGCGGCGGACGTCTGGTCGTCGAACTCACCCCGGAGGAAGCTGCGGCGCTCGGGGACGAACTCAAGGGCGTCACCAGCTGA